The Methanoregula sp. UBA64 region CTTGCCGTCGAGGCAAAATACCTTGAGGCTGCCGGGGTCACGCTCCTCCAGATCGACGAACCGATCTTCTCGACCGGTGTCGCCGATCTCGCTGTCGGGAAACAGGCCATCGATCTCATTACGGGAGGGGTAAAAGTCCCGACCTGTATGCATGTCTGCGGGAACATCGGAAATGTCCTCGACGACATCCTCAAAGTCAACGTGAACGTGCTGGACTTCGAGTTCTCGAAGAACCCGGAGAACCTCTCCCTCTTTGGGAGCAAGGATCTCTCGGGCCGGATGATCGGGTACGGCTGCGTTGATTCGACCGCAGAAGCAGTGGAGACCGTGGCAGAGATCAGAAAGCGGATAGAAAAGGGCGTCGAGGTCTTCGGCGCAAAGGCAATGCTTGTTGATCCCGACTGCGGCCTGCGGATGCGCTCACGGGAATCCGCGTTCTGGAAACTCAAGAATATGGCAGAAGCCGCAAAGGAAGTGCGGTTCGCGCTGTAAAACGCCGGGCCACTTTTTTTTAGGATTTTGTGACCACCCCCACTCAAACAGAGATCGGGTCGGGGCGAGGGTTTTTCAAATTTCTCTTTATACTCGTTGATCCAATGCGATAGGACGCCCACCAATCCCCCCACCAAGCCGAACGGGTGGCACGGCTACACCCGTTCTTTATTGGCGGGGGGTTCCGCTTCTTGGGTCGTATGAGATGAATCACCGTGCCACCTGTAACATATATATAACAAGGATAATAATGTCTGACCATGGTGGGAATCTTCGGTAAGAGGGGTCCAAAAACCCCTCGTGGAACAATGAACAAAATAGTTACTGGAGATGGGCGAAAATCGTATTCCGCCCAAATAGGAAATGACATTTTCAATATGTCTAGTGGGATTTTCGGTAAAAAAAGACGAAAATAGAAATTGTGGATCTTCAATTTTTGCTTTGTTCATCGATATTTGAATTAGTTTAGCAGAGAAAATCAATCGTGATTAATATCAAAGAACTATTTTTTCACTTCTTGGTAAATTACAATAATACCTTTGGAACTGCTGGTTGAGGAAAAGCAGGAGCCCGATCTTCCGGTTGTTCCCCCTAGCGAGACGGGTGTGGCCGGGCCACCCGTCGAGCGCGAGGGGGCGGAGGGGGCGAGTGCTCGTTTTGGTGAGGGTTGACCAACCTTCCGATATAGAACAATCTAAAAAAGAATGAATCCCCGAAGATCCTACACCACTCTCGACGTGGTCGATGCCTCGATCCCCCGCTCCGTAATAATAAACGGCAACAGGCGCTGGGGTGCCGGGGCATCCCGGATCTTGTGGACGATGAGCGTGCGCCCGATCTCGTTCTGCCCGATATCGGTCTTAAGCTCCATCACCAGGTCGGCGGCCCGCATGATCCGGGTCATCTCGACCGGCGAATGGACATCGGAGTACACGATAAACATCAGGTTCGCGTTGCGCTTGCGCACTTCCTTGCGGGCGAGACGCAGGAACTTGAGCGCATTGTCGATCCCGTACTTGATCACCAGCGTGGAGAACGAATCGATCACGATCCGGTGGCCGATCATCTGCGGGAGGTACATCTCCGGGTAGAGCTCGGTCGCATCAATCATGTCCGGCTCGGCATCCCCGTCGTTCATGAAGTACGTGCCTTCCTCGCCCTCGACCTTCCAGAACTGGAGTGCGGCAAGGTCAACACCGGCAAGTGGCGTCCCGTACACCATGATGACCGACCCCTGCGGGAACCCTCCGTCCAGCAGGAGGTTGAGGCCCACGATACCGGTGGATCTCTTATGCGCCATACCGGTGATCGGGATGTCCTTGATCCGGCTCTCCGTATCCATATTGCTCCGTTATAAAGAGTATTGACTTACCCTTAAAAAAGGTTCCTCAAGTCCCGGGCCTGCCCGGATACCGCGATGTGCGATCACTGCCCCTGTGAACCGAACGTTTCCCGGAGGGTCCGGCGCAGCAGCTTCCAGCCGTGCACACGGGGCAGGGCATCGACGATCAAAAGTTTCCGGGGCACCTTGTAGCCCGCAAGGTGCTTCCGGCAGAAAGCATCGAACTCCTCGCCCGAGAGCGCTGCGCCGGCTTTTAAGACCACTGCCGCGACCGGCATCTCGCCCCGGCGCTCGTCCGGGATCCCGAAGACCGCCACGTCCGCCACCGCCGGGTGCTGCACGATCACATTCTCGACCTCGGTCGGGTAGACTTTCCAGCCCGACATGATGATCATGTCCTTTTTCCGGTCGGTGATGTAGAGGATCCCGTCCGCATCCATGTATCCGATATCGCCGGTCAAAAACCAGCCGTCGTGACGGAAGACCGCGGCCGTTGCCTCGGGCAGGTTCCAGTAGCCCTTTGCAACCGACGGGCCGCGGAGCGCAATCTCCCCGGCCTCGCCCGGGGGCATCTCCTGCTCCGGGTTGTCGACCGAGACTACCCGGACCTCGGTGTAGCCGACCGCGACTCCCACGCTCCGGTAGTTCTTCGTGAGGTGCGGGTACTCGGGGAGCGTGGTCGTGCCGGACCCGATCACGATCGTCTCCGAAAGGCCGTACGAGTTTGCCACCGGGATATGGTAGCGCTGGTCGAACGCCTCCCAGACTACGGGCAGGAGGTTCCCCCCGCCCGAGATGATGAGCCGGGCGGTTTTAAGCCGGCCCTCGGTCCCGGGTGCTGCGTGGATGAGCGTGTGGATCACCGGCGGCATCCCGGCAAGGACCGTGACCCGGTAGTTTTCCGCAAGCGAGAGGTACTGCTCCGGCTCGAAACGTTCCATCATCACGAACGTCCCGCCGGCCCGGAGCACCGCGAGGCCCCAGGACAAACCAACATGGCCCATCGGGTAGATCCCGAGATACACATCGTCCGGCAGGAGCCGGAGCGCCTCGCGTTCCGCGTCGAGCGCCGTCATCCAGTTCCCGTGCGTGAGCATTGCCCCTTTGGGTTTGCCGGTCGTCCCGGCCGTGTACTGGAGATGGCAGAGATCGTCCATCCCGCAGCTGGCCGCACGCATCCCGGCCGGCGCCGGGGGAAACGACTCCCATGCCGCCGTGCAGGCCGCACCCTTTCCCCCGACACAGATCACGTGTACGAGGCCCGGGGCTTCCTTCTGCACCCCGGCAACCACGTCCGCCCGGTGCACGTCCGTGATGATCGCGCAGGCACCGGCGTCCGTTACCGCGTGGAGCAGCTCTTCTCCCTGGTACACGATATTGGTCGGGACCGCCACCGCCCCGATCCGCCAGATCGCAAAGTAGCTGATCAGGTACTCGGGCGAGCTGTCGAGATAGATGCAGACCCGGTCGCCTTTTTTTATCCCGAGTGAGAGAAGGCCGGCACCGATCCGGTTCATCTCGTCCCGGAGCTGCTTGTAGCTGTACGTCTCGTTTCTAGACGGGCAGACAAAGGCAGCCTTTGCCTCGGGAACGCTCTTTGCATCGAGCAGGGTGGTGACGTTGGACATGGGGGGGTAACGCCCGGTCTTTTTGTGATACAGTTTCAGACGCCAATGTATATACGTGTTCATTCCGGCGGGCGGCAGTACAGGAACCGGGGGCTGCAAACCAACCACAATTTTGTAATAATTGCAGGCCAAACGTATCCTTTACCGGGTGAGGACATGCCAGATATTCGGAATTTTGTGGGTTTTGCGCAGACCGAGACACTCGTCAAGGAGTACGACGGGCTGCGGATGTATTCCCCGGTCCGGGCCAAGATCGGGATCGCTGTGACCACCAAGCGCCTGATCGCGTACTCGAACGTCAGGAGTTTTTTCGACCAGCGGTCGGAGTCGCTCTACCAGCAGGTCAGCATTGCGGAGATCAAGGGAATCGGGGTAGTCCAGTCCTCGCGGTACCGGCCCGGCCTCATGGCCGGGGGGATCGTTCTTCTCATCATCGGGATCGCTCTTGCGGTCATCGGCCTTTCCGGGAAAGCGATCCTCCTCTTTGGCGGGATTGGCGTAGTAGTTCTCGGGATCGCCCTTGTGGTGACGGGCGCACTCTGGAAAAAGCCGGTCTTCCGGTTCGAAATTTGGGGAAGCTCCTGGGTGCATTCGCTTGGGGAATTCGAGAATACCCGGTCGTCCGTTGCCGCCGGCCCCGACCTGCTCAAGGTAGTTGAGGAACTCGGCGCCCTTGTCATAGAGGTCCAGGAAGGCACGCTCTATTCCGGGCAGTGACCTTCTTCATAACAAGGTATTTTTGGTCACGGGGCTGTATGATAACTGATATCTATGGCTGAAGAGACGCATCAGGAGCAGGCCCCGCCGCAACAGCAGCACCAGGAACGGGGCGCGTATCACCACCACCCGCGGGACCACCGGAACCGGCAGCCCCGGCCGGCGGAAGCAGAACCGCACCCGCCCGCAGAGGCTCCGGAGACCCCTGA contains the following coding sequences:
- a CDS encoding methionine synthase encodes the protein MKAYFINKVLATTVVGSYPVVKGSGLKTLFDPFKSAVETAVADQVNAGIDIISDGQVRGDMIQAFSGKLPGIKGQDVVGKIQPASGAITAGDTKYAKSKSLYVKGIITGPSTLAHGLHISTPMYRNKEELALDLAAALAVEAKYLEAAGVTLLQIDEPIFSTGVADLAVGKQAIDLITGGVKVPTCMHVCGNIGNVLDDILKVNVNVLDFEFSKNPENLSLFGSKDLSGRMIGYGCVDSTAEAVETVAEIRKRIEKGVEVFGAKAMLVDPDCGLRMRSRESAFWKLKNMAEAAKEVRFAL
- a CDS encoding RAD55 family ATPase, which encodes MDTESRIKDIPITGMAHKRSTGIVGLNLLLDGGFPQGSVIMVYGTPLAGVDLAALQFWKVEGEEGTYFMNDGDAEPDMIDATELYPEMYLPQMIGHRIVIDSFSTLVIKYGIDNALKFLRLARKEVRKRNANLMFIVYSDVHSPVEMTRIMRAADLVMELKTDIGQNEIGRTLIVHKIRDAPAPQRLLPFIITERGIEASTTSRVV
- a CDS encoding class I adenylate-forming enzyme family protein; its protein translation is MSNVTTLLDAKSVPEAKAAFVCPSRNETYSYKQLRDEMNRIGAGLLSLGIKKGDRVCIYLDSSPEYLISYFAIWRIGAVAVPTNIVYQGEELLHAVTDAGACAIITDVHRADVVAGVQKEAPGLVHVICVGGKGAACTAAWESFPPAPAGMRAASCGMDDLCHLQYTAGTTGKPKGAMLTHGNWMTALDAEREALRLLPDDVYLGIYPMGHVGLSWGLAVLRAGGTFVMMERFEPEQYLSLAENYRVTVLAGMPPVIHTLIHAAPGTEGRLKTARLIISGGGNLLPVVWEAFDQRYHIPVANSYGLSETIVIGSGTTTLPEYPHLTKNYRSVGVAVGYTEVRVVSVDNPEQEMPPGEAGEIALRGPSVAKGYWNLPEATAAVFRHDGWFLTGDIGYMDADGILYITDRKKDMIIMSGWKVYPTEVENVIVQHPAVADVAVFGIPDERRGEMPVAAVVLKAGAALSGEEFDAFCRKHLAGYKVPRKLLIVDALPRVHGWKLLRRTLRETFGSQGQ